A window from Megalobrama amblycephala isolate DHTTF-2021 linkage group LG9, ASM1881202v1, whole genome shotgun sequence encodes these proteins:
- the LOC125275578 gene encoding protocadherin beta-15-like has protein sequence MEQRQRFHQLELNAKLAFIAVSLLFGRAVWAQIRYSISEEQKDGAAVGNIAKDLGIDYRTLKERGFRIVSTSGESMFSVNQNDGVLYVNGKIDREEVCERSTPCLINLKIALENPLEIHYVAVEVLDVNDHSPGFPENEKRLEIGESVMPGARYPLQAARDPDSGTNSVQTYKLSHNDHFRLEIKDREEDGKIPILILHKPLDREMTKNIKLLLTALDGGKPPKSGSIEILINVLDINDNAPVFTKETYTVTLNENAPVGTTILQVNATDLDEGKNGELIYALGNNVNNNLRRLFEVNSITGEIILTDYLDFEVKDKYEIDIQASDKGIVPLATDKSVVIKIVDVNDNAPEIEVTSLSSAIPEDSRPGTTVALISVTDLDSGVNGKISCSLSNDIPFKLMPLPQDNIYSLVTSALLDRETKFQYDITLVAKDAGQPSLSSVKTITVLISDVNDNSPEFSFSPYAFYMMENNVPGKLLFSLSASDKDSNENAIISYHIWRENTEENKHTSFININSENGEIYALKSFDFETVKTFQFHVLATDSGSPSLSSNVTVNVFILDQNDNVPVILYPVSANGSAEGVEEIPRNVNAGHLVTKVRAYDADIGYNGWLLFSLQEVSEHSLFGLDRYTGQIRTLRSFTETDEAQHKLLILVKDNGNVSLSATATVIVKVVEPKEAFAASDVKNAVKDEEENDVTFYLIITLGSVSVLFVISIIVLIVMQCSKSTDYSSKYLQDTNYDGTLCHSIQYRSGDKRYMLVGPRMSIGSTIAPGSNRNTLVIPDRRRRDSGEVRNGLALCCIVFIVSIVLLFFSN, from the coding sequence ATGGAACAAAGACAACGCTTTCATCAGCTGGAGCTGAATGCGAAGCTCGCTTTCATCGCTGTATCTCTGTTGTTTGGAAGAGCAGTTTGGGCTCAAATACGGTACTCGATCTCAGAGGAGCAGAAGGACGGAGCTGCGGTGGGAAACATCGCGAAGGATTTAGGCATTGATTACAGAACACTGAAGGAGCGAGGATTTCGCATCGTCTCGACCTCAGGCGAGTCAATGTTCAGTGTAAATCAGAATGACGGCGTCTTGTATGTGAACGGTAAGATAGACAGAGAGGAGGTTTGCGAGAGGAGCACTCCGTGTTTAATCAATCTGAAAATCGCTCTAGAAAACCCACTAGAAATCCATTATGTCGCTGTAGAGGTATTGGATGTAAATGATCACAGTCCAGGGTTTCCCGAGAATGAAAAGCGGCTGGAAATTGGGGAATCTGTTATGCCAGGAGCGCGATATCCGCTACAGGCTGCGCGCGACCCAGATAGTGGAACCAATTCAGTTCAAACCTATAAACTCAGCCACAACGACCATTTCCGTCTTGAAATTAAAGACCGTGAAGAAGATGGTAAAATTCCAATTCTGATTTTACACAAGCCGCTTGACAGAGAAATgactaaaaacataaaattattattaactgCTTTAGATGGAGGGAAACCTCCTAAGTCTGGCTCAATAGAAATATTGATTAATGTACTGGATATCAACGATAATGCGCCTGTTTTTACAAAAGAAACTTACACAGTTACATTAAATGAAAACGCACCTGTTGGCACAACAATTTTACAGGTCAATGCCACTGATTTGGACGAGGGTAAAAACGGAGAGTTAATTTATGCACTGGGAAATAATGTCAACAATAATTTACGCAGACTTTTTGAAGTTAACTCAATCACTGGAGAAATTATTTTGACCGATTATTTGGATTTTGAGGTCAAGGATAAATATGAGATTGATATTCAAGCATCTGACAAAGGAATCGTTCCTCTTGCGACAGATAAAAGTGTAGTGATAAAAATCGTCGATGTAAATGATAATGCACCGGAAATAGAGGTGACATCATTATCAAGCGCCATTCCAGAGGATTCTAGACCAGGTACTACAGTAGCTTTGATAAGTGTTACTGATTTAGACTCTGGGGTCAATGGAAAAATCTCATGCTCACTGTCAAATGATATACCTTTTAAACTAATGCCGTTACCACAAGATAATATTTATTCTTTAGTTACATCTGCTTTACTTGACAGAGAAACTAAATTTCAGTATGACATCACACTAGTCGCAAAGGATGCAGGACAGCCATCATTGTCTTCTGTTAAAACTATAACTGTTCTGATATCAGATGTAAATGACAACAGTCCAGAATTCTCGTTCTCTCCATATGCGTTTTATATGATGGAAAATAATGTCCCAggcaaattattattttctttgtcTGCTTCTGACAAAGACTCAAATGAAAATGCGATAATCAGCTATCATATATGGAGAGAAAATACAGaggaaaacaaacatacatCTTTCATCAATATAAACTCTGAAAATGGGGAGATTTATGCGCTTAAGAGCTTTGACTTTGAAACTGTTAAAACGTTCCAGTTCCATGTACTCGCTACAGACTCTGGAAGTCCATCTCTGAGCAGTAACGTGACAGTGAACGTGTTTATTCTGGATCAGAACGACAACGTTCCAGTGATCTTATATCCAGTCAGCGCTAACGGTTCTGCTGAGGGTGTGGAAGAGATTCCCCGTAATGTGAACGCAGGTCATTTGGTGACTAAAGTCAGAGCCTATGACGCAGATATAGGATACAACGGCTGGTTATTGTTTTCACTGCAGGAAGTTAGTGAGCACAGTCTCTTTGGTTTGGACCGCTATACAGGACAGATAAGGACCCTTCGCTCATTCACAGAAACAGACGAGGCCCAGCATAAACTGCTCATACTGGTCAAAGACAATGGGAACGTTTCACTCTCAGCAACAGCGACTGTGATTGTCAAAGTTGTGGAGCCCAAAGAGGCTTTTGCAGCTTCTGATGTGAAAAACGCAGTAAAAGACGAGGAGGAAAACGACGTGACGTTTTATTTGATCATCACTTTGGGCTCGGTTTCAGTGCTTTTTGTCATCAGCATCATCGTGTTGATTGTAATGCAGTGCTCCAAATCTACAGACTATTCGTCCAAGTATTTACAGGACACAAATTACGACGGGACTCTGTGTCACAGCATCCAGTACAGATCTGGAGACAAACGGTACATGTTAGTTGGACCCAGAATGAGTATCGGTTCTACAATTGCACCAGGCAGTAATAGGAATACTCTAGTGATACCAGATCGCAGGAGGAGAGATTCTGGAGAGGTAAGAAATGGACTTGCGTTATGCTGTATTGTATTCATAGTCAGCattgtacttttatttttttctaattaa
- the LOC125275557 gene encoding protocadherin alpha-8-like isoform X49, translating to MDEQRRRWEYWWISLCFSFLLGVGQQVSAQIRYTIPEEMKEGSVVGNIAKDLGLDVSTLADRRFRIVSGSKDAFFQLNQNNGELYIHKSVDREALCDGNGACLVNLKTAVENPLEIHYVAIEITDINDNRPSFSEQNQHFEIAEHTPTGTSFQLHAARDQDAAPYSVRLYKLSQDENFEIDIRNSDEEKIPFLVLRKPLDRERKAEHVLVLKALDGGNPPKSGTLNITVTVLDNNDNRPVFSQDPYSVSLQENSPIGTTVIKIKATDSDEGSNSEIEYSLGKTLKRKVYDVFQLDRVTGEIKVKGNVDFEDTDVYKLDVQASDKGQPPLSAQVQVIIKIQDINDNKPEIELTSLSNVVAEDSKPGTVIALISVSDKDSGINGKVVCSLSENVPFELKPSFQDNMYSLVTKGRLDRELEPYYDITITATDLGQPPLTSIKTLSIQVADVNDNQPEFSSNFLELYIFENNAPGASIFSVRASDKDVNENALISYQISRGGGTQNDITSFLNINSETGVIHSLKSFDFETIKTFQFHVLATDSGSPSLSSNVTVNVFILDQNDNVPVILYPVSANGSAEGVEEIPRNVNAGHLVTKVRAYDADIGYNGWLLFSLQEVSEHSLFGLDRYTGQIRTLRSFTETDEAQHKLLILVKDNGNVSLSATATVIVKVVEPKEAFAASDVKNAVKDEEENDVTFYLIITLGSVSVLFVISIIVLIVMQCSKSTDYSSKYLQDTNYDGTLCHSIQYRSGDKRYMLVGPRMSIGSTIAPGSNRNTLVIPDRRRRDSGESTLKTMRVERSLPP from the coding sequence ATGGATGAACAAAGGCGCAGATGGGAGTACTGGTGGATTtctctgtgtttctcttttcttctcgGCGTTGGACAGCAGGTTTCAGCTCAGATAAGATACACTATTCCAGAGGAAATGAAAGAAGGGTCCGTTGTGGGAAATATTGCTAAGGATCTTGGACTTGACGTGAGTACTTTGGCGGACAGACGGTTCCGTATAGTCTCTGGTTCTAAAGATGCGTTTTTCCAGTTAAATCAGAACAATGGCGAATTGTATATTCATAAAAGCGTAGACAGGGAGGCGCTTTGTGACGGAAATGGTGCGTGTCTAGTAAATCTAAAAACTGCGGTCGAAAATCCTTTAGAAATTCACTATGTTGCAATAGAAATAACAGACATAAACGACAACCGTCCTAGTTTTTCTGAACAGAATCAACATTTCGAGATTGCAGAACACACCCCTACGGGAACGAGCTTCCAGCTGCACGCAGCACGAGACCAGGATGCCGCACCATATTCTGTTCGTTTGTATAAATTAAGTCAGGATGAAAATTTCGAGATTGACATCAGAAACAGCGACGAGGAAAAAATCCCCTTTTTAGTGTTGAGAAAACCACTTGATCGCGAACGTAAGGCAGAACATGTGCTGGTTTTGAAAGCCCTCGATGGTGGAAACCCTCCAAAATCAGGTACCCTTAACATCACCGTCACCGTATTGGATAATAATGATAATCGCCCAGTGTTCAGTCAAGACCCATATTCTGTCAGTTTACAGGAAAATTCCCCAATTGGAACaactgtaattaaaataaaggcAACTGACAGCGACGAGGGCTCAAACAGTGAAATTGAGTATTCACTTGGTAAAACTTTAAAGCGCAAAGTTTATGACGTATTTCAATTGGATCGCGTTACAGGCGAAATAAAAGTTAAAGGCAATGTAGACTTTGAAGACACAGACGTTTACAAACTGGATGTTCAGGCTTCTGATAAAGGTCAACCTCCTTTGTCTGCCCAAGTGCAAGTTATTATAAAGATACAAGATATAAACGATAATAAGCCTGAAATTGAGCTGACATCATTATCTAATGTTGTTGCTGAGGACTCTAAACCTGGCACAGTAATTGCTTTGATAAGTGTCTCAGATAAAGACTCCGGTATCAATGGTAAAGTTGTGTGTAGTCTCTCAGAGAATGTTCCTTTTGAGTTGAAGCCCTCTTTCCAAGATAATATGTACTCGCTTGTGACAAAGGGGCGTTTGGATCGTGAACTTGAGCCCTATTATGACATCACAATTACAGCAACAGATCTAGGTCAACCCCCTTTGACATCCATTAAAACATTAAGCATCCAAGTAGCAGATGTGAATGACAACCAACCTGAATTTTCTAGTAATTTCCTTGAACTTTACATATTTGAAAATAATGCTCCTGGAGCCTCCATATTCTCAGTGAGAGCATCTGATAAAGATGTGAATGAAAATGCTTTGATTTCGTATCAGATAAGTAGAGGTGGAGGAACACAGAACGACATAACATCATTCTTGAATATAAATTCTGAAACAGGGGTTATTCATTCGCTTAAAAGTTTTGATTTCGAAACAATTAAAACGTTTCAGTTTCATGTACTCGCTACAGACTCTGGAAGTCCGTCTCTGAGCAGTAACGTGACTGTGAACGTGTTTATTCTGGATCAGAACGACAACGTTCCAGTGATCTTATATCCAGTCAGCGCTAACGGTTCTGCTGAGGGTGTGGAAGAGATTCCCCGTAATGTGAACGCAGGTCATTTGGTGACTAAAGTCAGAGCCTATGACGCAGATATAGGATACAACGGCTGGTTATTGTTTTCACTGCAGGAAGTTAGTGAGCACAGTCTCTTTGGTTTGGACCGCTATACAGGACAGATAAGGACCCTTCGCTCATTCACAGAAACAGACGAGGCCCAGCATAAACTGCTCATACTGGTCAAAGACAATGGGAACGTTTCACTCTCAGCAACAGCGACTGTGATTGTCAAAGTTGTGGAGCCCAAAGAGGCTTTTGCAGCTTCTGATGTGAAAAACGCAGTAAAAGACGAGGAGGAAAACGACGTGACGTTTTATTTGATCATCACTTTGGGCTCGGTTTCAGTGCTTTTTGTCATCAGTATCATCGTGTTGATTGTAATGCAGTGCTCCAAATCTACAGACTATTCGTCCAAGTATTTGCAGGACACAAATTACGACGGGACTCTGTGTCACAGCATCCAGTACAGATCTGGAGACAAACGGTACATGTTAGTTGGACCCAGAATGAGTATCGGTTCTACAATTGCACCAGGCAGTAATAGGAATACTCTAGTGATACCAGATCGCAGGAGGAGAGACTCTGGAGAG
- the LOC125275592 gene encoding protocadherin alpha-3-like codes for MGQRRHDQWLERHLKILFVVVSLVFGRTVWAQIRYSISEEQKDGAAVGNVAKDLGIDHRTLKERGFRIVSTSGESMFSVNQNDGVLYVNGKLDREEVCERSTPCLINLKIALENPLEIHYVTVDVIDVNDHAPRFPDQEKHLEISETVLPGARFQLQAARDPDSGSNSVQTYRLSHTDYFRIEIKDRDEDGKVPILILQKPLDREITKGMKLQLTALDGGRPPKSGTMDIRIDVLDINDNAPVFTKEAYTVILNENTPVDTTIFRVNATDLDEGQNGEIVYSLGRDVTDKLRKLFNVNPITGEIVVTGLLDFEVKDKYEIDIQASDKGTVPLTTDKSIIIKIADVNDNAPQIEVTSFSSAVPEDSKPGTTVALISVSDLDSDINGRVTCSLPEDIPFKLMPSSQENTYSLVTTSSLDRETISRYDITLEAKDAGQPPLSSVKSITVQVSDVNDNSPEFSFSPYAFYVIENNVPGKSLFSVSASDKDIGENSVVSYQIWRDGVENKYTSFININSENGEIYALKSFDFETLKTFQFHVLATDSGSPSLSSNVTVNVFILDQNDNVPVILYPVSTNGSAEGMEEIPRNVNAGHLVTKVRAYDADIGYNGWLLFSLQEVSEHSLFGLDRYTGQIRTLRSFTETDEAQHKLLILVKDNGNVSLSATATVIVKVVEPKEAFAASDVKNAVKNEEENDVTFYLIITLGSVSVLFVISIIVLIVMQCSKSTDYSSKYLQDTNYDGTLCHSIQYRSGDKRYMLVGPRMSIGSTIAPGSNRNTLVIPDRRRRDSGEVSEFKEIW; via the coding sequence ATGGGACAAAGGAGACATGATCAATGGCTTGAGCGGCATTTGAAAATCCTCTTCGTTGTTGTATCGCTTGTTTTTGGCAGAACGGTTTGGGCACAAATACGCTACTCGATTTCTGAAGAGCAGAAGGACGGAGCTGCTGTTGGAAATGTCGCGAAGGATTTGGGTATTGATCACAGAACCTTAAAAGAGCGAGGATTTCGCATCGTCTCAACCTCAGGCGAGTCCATGTTCAGTGTGAATCAGAATGACGGTGTCTTGTATGTGAACGGTAAATTAGATAGAGAGGAGGTGTGCGAAAGATCCACCCCGTGTTTAATCAATCTGAAAATCGCTTTAGAAAATCCTCTCGAGATTCATTACGTGACTGTTGATGTAATTGACGTGAATGACCACGCTCCGAGATTCCCAGACCAGGAAAAGCATTTAGAAATAAGTGAAACGGTGCTTCCCGGTGCGCGATTCCAACTCCAGGCAGCGCGCGATCCAGACAGCGGCAGTAATTCAGTTCAGACTTATAGACTGAGCCACACCGATTACTTTCGTATTGAAATTAAAGATCGTGACGAAGATGGTAAAGTTCCCATTCTGATTTTACAAAAGCCCCTTGACCGAGAGATTACAAAAGGTATGAAATTGCAGTTAACTGCTTTAGATGGAGGCAGACCACCAAAGTCTGGAACGATGGACATAAGGATAGATGTGTTAGATATAAACGATAATGCACCAGTTTTCACTAAAGAAGCTTACACTGTAATACTAAATGAAAACACACCCGTTGATACAACCATTTTTAGGGTGAATGCAACTGATTTGGATGAAGGTCAGAATGGCGAAATAGTTTATTCATTAGGTCGTGACGTCACTGACAAATTGCGTaaactttttaatgttaatccAATCACAGGGGAAATTGTTGTGACTGGTCTTTTGGATTTTGAGGTTAAAGATAAATATGAGATTGATATTCAAGCATCAGACAAAGGAACTGTTCCTCTAACAACAGATAAaagtataattataaaaattgcTGATGTGAATGACAATGCACCTCAGATAGAAGTAACATCATTCTCGAGTGCCGTTCCTGAAGACTCTAAACCTGGCACAACGGTGGCTTTAATAAGTGTCTCTGATTTAGATTCTGACATAAATGGGAGAGTCACCTGTTCATTACCTGAGGACATACCTTTCAAACTAATGCCGTCCTCTCAAGAAAACACATACTCATTAGTGACAACATCATCTCTTGACAGAGAGACAATTTCTCGTTATGATATCACATTAGAAGCTAAAGACGCTGGTCAACCACCATTGTCTTCTGTTAAATCTATAACTGTCCAGGTATCAGATGTAAATGACAACAGTCCAGAATTCTCCTTTTCTCCTTATGCATTTTATGTGATTGAGAATAATGTTCCAGGCAAATCTTTATTTTCTGTGTCTGCCTCTGATAAAGATATAGGTGAAAACAGTGTGGTCAGCTATCAAATATGGAGAGATGGTGTAGAAAACAAATACACGTCTTTCATTAACATTAACTCTGAAAATGGAGAGATTTATGCACTAAAGAGTTTTGATTTTGAAACTCTTAAAACGTTCCAGTTTCATGTACTCGCTACAGACTCTGGAAGTCCATCTCTGAGCAGTAACGTGACTGTGAACGTGTTTATTCTGGATCAGAACGACAACGTTCCAGTGATCTTATATCCAGTCAGCACTAACGGTTCTGCTGAGGGTATGGAAGAGATTCCCCGTAATGTGAACGCAGGTCATTTGGTGACTAAAGTCAGAGCCTATGACGCAGATATAGGATACAACGGCTGGTTATTGTTTTCACTGCAGGAAGTTAGTGAGCACAGTCTCTTTGGTTTGGACCGCTATACAGGACAGATAAGGACCCTTCGCTCATTCACAGAAACAGACGAGGCCCAGCATAAACTGCTCATACTGGTCAAAGACAATGGGAACGTTTCACTCTCAGCAACAGCGACTGTGATTGTCAAAGTTGTGGAGCCCAAAGAGGCTTTTGCAGCTTCTGATGTGAAAAACGCAGTAAAAAACGAGGAGGAAAATGACGTGACGTTTTATTTGATCATCACTTTGGGCTCGGTTTCAGTGCTTTTTGTCATCAGCATCATCGTGTTGATTGTAATGCAGTGCTCCAAATCTACAGACTATTCGTCCAAGTATTTGCAGGACACAAATTACGACGGGACTCTGTGTCACAGCATCCAGTACAGATCTGGAGACAAACGGTACATGTTAGTTGGACCCAGAATGAGTATCGGTTCTACAATTGCACCAGGCAGTAATAGGAATACTCTAGTGATACCAGATCGCAGGAGGAGAGATTCTGGAGAGGTAAGCGAATTTAAAGAAATATGGTGA
- the LOC125275557 gene encoding protocadherin alpha-8-like isoform X46 → MDEQRRRWEYWWISLCFSFLLGVGQQVSAQIRYTIPEEMKEGSVVGNIAKDLGLDVSTLADRRFRIVSGSKDAFFQLNQNNGELYIHKSVDREALCDGNGACLVNLKTAVENPLEIHYVAIEITDINDNRPSFSEQNQHFEIAEHTPTGTSFQLHAARDQDAAPYSVRLYKLSQDENFEIDIRNSDEEKIPFLVLRKPLDRERKAEHVLVLKALDGGNPPKSGTLNITVTVLDNNDNRPVFSQDPYSVSLQENSPIGTTVIKIKATDSDEGSNSEIEYSLGKTLKRKVYDVFQLDRVTGEIKVKGNVDFEDTDVYKLDVQASDKGQPPLSAQVQVIIKIQDINDNKPEIELTSLSNVVAEDSKPGTVIALISVSDKDSGINGKVVCSLSENVPFELKPSFQDNMYSLVTKGRLDRELEPYYDITITATDLGQPPLTSIKTLSIQVADVNDNQPEFSSNFLELYIFENNAPGASIFSVRASDKDVNENALISYQISRGGGTQNDITSFLNINSETGVIHSLKSFDFETIKTFQFHVLATDSGSPSLSSNVTVNVFILDQNDNVPVILYPVSANGSAEGVEEIPRNVNAGHLVTKVRAYDADIGYNGWLLFSLQEVSEHSLFGLDRYTGQIRTLRSFTETDEAQHKLLILVKDNGNVSLSATATVIVKVVEPKEAFAASDVKNAVKDEEENDVTFYLIITLGSVSVLFVISIIVLIVMQCSKSTDYSSKYLQDTNYDGTLCHSIQYRSGDKRYMLVGPRMSIGSTIAPGSNRNTLVIPDRRRRDSGESTLKFGPYGGVIRDAGCSRSSGPELAHRLQCSRQ, encoded by the coding sequence ATGGATGAACAAAGGCGCAGATGGGAGTACTGGTGGATTtctctgtgtttctcttttcttctcgGCGTTGGACAGCAGGTTTCAGCTCAGATAAGATACACTATTCCAGAGGAAATGAAAGAAGGGTCCGTTGTGGGAAATATTGCTAAGGATCTTGGACTTGACGTGAGTACTTTGGCGGACAGACGGTTCCGTATAGTCTCTGGTTCTAAAGATGCGTTTTTCCAGTTAAATCAGAACAATGGCGAATTGTATATTCATAAAAGCGTAGACAGGGAGGCGCTTTGTGACGGAAATGGTGCGTGTCTAGTAAATCTAAAAACTGCGGTCGAAAATCCTTTAGAAATTCACTATGTTGCAATAGAAATAACAGACATAAACGACAACCGTCCTAGTTTTTCTGAACAGAATCAACATTTCGAGATTGCAGAACACACCCCTACGGGAACGAGCTTCCAGCTGCACGCAGCACGAGACCAGGATGCCGCACCATATTCTGTTCGTTTGTATAAATTAAGTCAGGATGAAAATTTCGAGATTGACATCAGAAACAGCGACGAGGAAAAAATCCCCTTTTTAGTGTTGAGAAAACCACTTGATCGCGAACGTAAGGCAGAACATGTGCTGGTTTTGAAAGCCCTCGATGGTGGAAACCCTCCAAAATCAGGTACCCTTAACATCACCGTCACCGTATTGGATAATAATGATAATCGCCCAGTGTTCAGTCAAGACCCATATTCTGTCAGTTTACAGGAAAATTCCCCAATTGGAACaactgtaattaaaataaaggcAACTGACAGCGACGAGGGCTCAAACAGTGAAATTGAGTATTCACTTGGTAAAACTTTAAAGCGCAAAGTTTATGACGTATTTCAATTGGATCGCGTTACAGGCGAAATAAAAGTTAAAGGCAATGTAGACTTTGAAGACACAGACGTTTACAAACTGGATGTTCAGGCTTCTGATAAAGGTCAACCTCCTTTGTCTGCCCAAGTGCAAGTTATTATAAAGATACAAGATATAAACGATAATAAGCCTGAAATTGAGCTGACATCATTATCTAATGTTGTTGCTGAGGACTCTAAACCTGGCACAGTAATTGCTTTGATAAGTGTCTCAGATAAAGACTCCGGTATCAATGGTAAAGTTGTGTGTAGTCTCTCAGAGAATGTTCCTTTTGAGTTGAAGCCCTCTTTCCAAGATAATATGTACTCGCTTGTGACAAAGGGGCGTTTGGATCGTGAACTTGAGCCCTATTATGACATCACAATTACAGCAACAGATCTAGGTCAACCCCCTTTGACATCCATTAAAACATTAAGCATCCAAGTAGCAGATGTGAATGACAACCAACCTGAATTTTCTAGTAATTTCCTTGAACTTTACATATTTGAAAATAATGCTCCTGGAGCCTCCATATTCTCAGTGAGAGCATCTGATAAAGATGTGAATGAAAATGCTTTGATTTCGTATCAGATAAGTAGAGGTGGAGGAACACAGAACGACATAACATCATTCTTGAATATAAATTCTGAAACAGGGGTTATTCATTCGCTTAAAAGTTTTGATTTCGAAACAATTAAAACGTTTCAGTTTCATGTACTCGCTACAGACTCTGGAAGTCCGTCTCTGAGCAGTAACGTGACTGTGAACGTGTTTATTCTGGATCAGAACGACAACGTTCCAGTGATCTTATATCCAGTCAGCGCTAACGGTTCTGCTGAGGGTGTGGAAGAGATTCCCCGTAATGTGAACGCAGGTCATTTGGTGACTAAAGTCAGAGCCTATGACGCAGATATAGGATACAACGGCTGGTTATTGTTTTCACTGCAGGAAGTTAGTGAGCACAGTCTCTTTGGTTTGGACCGCTATACAGGACAGATAAGGACCCTTCGCTCATTCACAGAAACAGACGAGGCCCAGCATAAACTGCTCATACTGGTCAAAGACAATGGGAACGTTTCACTCTCAGCAACAGCGACTGTGATTGTCAAAGTTGTGGAGCCCAAAGAGGCTTTTGCAGCTTCTGATGTGAAAAACGCAGTAAAAGACGAGGAGGAAAACGACGTGACGTTTTATTTGATCATCACTTTGGGCTCGGTTTCAGTGCTTTTTGTCATCAGTATCATCGTGTTGATTGTAATGCAGTGCTCCAAATCTACAGACTATTCGTCCAAGTATTTGCAGGACACAAATTACGACGGGACTCTGTGTCACAGCATCCAGTACAGATCTGGAGACAAACGGTACATGTTAGTTGGACCCAGAATGAGTATCGGTTCTACAATTGCACCAGGCAGTAATAGGAATACTCTAGTGATACCAGATCGCAGGAGGAGAGACTCTGGAGAG